A genomic segment from Fusarium fujikuroi IMI 58289 draft genome, chromosome FFUJ_chr04 encodes:
- a CDS encoding related to GAL10-UDP-glucose 4-epimerase — MADAPISFLPLGAIIQSLVVNGINVVQGFPTQEDYEKHNSPYFGVTVGRVANRIKGARIDSLNGKEVTLAANDGQNHLHGGKIGWSSRVWDGPKPVGTRQIPGIEGLEGGESVAFTLTSEDGDEGYPGTVEVTVTYITGTQNVNGKEVIILVMEYEAKLVGGADETVINMTNHSYFNPSGKETIAGTDITLPTANYLAVGSDLIPTGKIEPFPGVTANKTFTLGPQEPNIDHCFVLNTDPSSVPLDTRNQPLNLNVKAHHSGSGVNLEVYSTEPTFQIYTGAGINVPAVNGLPARGARAGFCCEPARYVNAANVPEWKNQVLLKKGDTYGARTVYKAWAD, encoded by the coding sequence atggctgacGCTCCTATTTCTTTCCTGCCCCTTGGCGCCATCATCCAGTCCCTTGTCGTCAACGGCATCAACGTCGTCCAGGGCTTCCCCACGCAAGAAGACTATGAGAAGCACAACTCCCCTTACTTTGGCGTGACTGTTGGTCGTGTCGCCAACCGAATTAAGGGTGCTCGAATTGACAGCCTCAATGGTAAGGAAGTTACTCTCGCCGCCAATGATGGACAGAACCATCTTCATGGCGGTAAGATTGGCTGGAGCAGCCGCGTCTGGGACGGCCCCAAGCCCGTTGGAACTCGCCAAATTCCAGGCATAGAGGGACTCGAGGGTGGGGAGAGTGTTGCCTTTACACTTACCAGTGAGGATGGTGACGAGGGATACCCTGGCACCGTCGAAGTCACTGTTACTTACATAACTGGTACACAAAACGTCAATGGCAAGGAAGTCATCATTCTTGTCATGGAATACGAGGCAAAGCTTGTTGGTGGCGCTGATGAGACCGTCATCAACATGACCAACCACTCCTATTTCAACCCCAGCGGAAAGGAGACTATTGCTGGTACAGATATCACCCTGCCTACAGCCAACTACCTGGCTGTTGGTAGCGATCTCATCCCCACAGGCAAGATTGAGCCTTTCCCCGGTGTTACCGCCAACAAGACCTTCACACTGGGCCCCCAGGAGCCTAATATCGATCATTGCTTCGTCTTAAACACAGACCCATCCTCTGTGCCCCTAGACACCCGCAACCAGCCCCTCAACCTCAATGTCAAGGCCCACCACTCCGGCTCCGGCGTGAACCTGGAGGTTTACAGCACTGAGCCCACCTTCCAGATCTACACTGGCGCTGGCATTAATGTGCCTGCCGTCAACGGTTTGCCTGCTCGTGGTGCTCGTGCCGGTTTCTGCTGTGAGCCTGCTCGCTATGTTAACGCTGCCAATGTACCTGAGTGGAAGAACCAGGTCTTGCTCAAAAAGGGCGACACATACGGTGCCAGAACCGTATACAAGGCGTGGGCCGATTGA